CCTCTATACAGTCTAGTCCAAGATGGTATTTTGCTAGCTTCCACCTTCACATTGAACTGATGTTTGTCTGAAAGACAGTTACTTTTTTGACGCATGTACACGGCTGGTAGCGTTACCATCGCAACAGCATCCAGGCGCACATTCCTTGTCTTGGATACACATCCTCAAGCTACTTCTGTGATTGGATGAGCGCCCCGAGGATGTCACTTGGCTACCGAATGATGAGAAATTGAACACATTAACGGAAATCCAGCCCTTGAATTTTACTGGCCGTTTCCGTATGGCATTCAGATAGTCATGAGTGAGGTTTACAGCAAATAAAGGTagccattgggttcttggtacATCTTTCTAGTGGCGAAGACCCGTCTCCTTTTCGATGGTACGGAAGCCGAGAGAGGACGGGTTGGTTACGCGGCGGCGGTGGGTCTCCACCCGAGAGTATGGCGGCCAGGATTGTATTGGTGAGCGCATAAGGAACGGGAAGAGGTGGTGAAAATAATCAAAGAAGAACGCTTGTATTATTAACTTTTAAAATAGGATTTATTTATCAACAGTTGAGTTAATACGCGCCAGTCTTCTTTCAGAATTCATCATCAGGAACCGTCCTGTTTTTTCACCAATGTCTTCGCTGAAGCAAGTTTTGTTTTTATGATGTATATGAATATGAAAAACCACACGTTTCACATTGTCCCGCGTTTTGATAGCTTGTAATGCACATTTTGAAGTTGCCTGGGGGAATTTCTACAATGAAATCCATCTTCGGTCAGCAAGGCTTTGTGTTCTGCTTTTGTATTTGCCATTGCTGAACGGTAGTAAGGAaggcaatattttttttttatatccgTTCAAAATGCAACACGAATAAATGTTATTTGCGCGGGGATAGCTTTCGACAATCTCTTGAAATCATCAACTAACAAGGGAGCAATGCGCGAGTACAAAGTGGTGGTCCTTGGCAGCGGTGGGGTCGGGAAATCCGCCCTCACTGTTCAGTTTGTCACCGGGACTTTTATTGAGAAATACGACCCGACCATAGAGGATTTTTACCGCAAAGAAATCGAGGTGGATTCCTCACCCTCTGTTCTGGAGATTCTTGACACTGCTGGTACTGAACAGTTCGCATCCATGCGGGACCTTTACATCAAAAATGGCCAAGGCTTCATACTTGTATACAGTCTTGTCAACCAGCAGAGCTTCCAAGACATCAAACCCATGAGGGACCAGATCATCAGAGTGAAAAGGTGGGTGGTTTTGGATCATATTCATGTATTATGGAAGGCCTACAGGAGGCCTATTTCTCATTGTAAACATGCATAGATGTAAATGAATGATAATGCCTGGTTGCATTTTCCCACTGATAGCCGACAACTCATCTGTCACATTGACAGAAAACATAATTAATATCTCAAATGGTACTACACAATCTATGAAGGCGCACCTTTGTGCAGAGTAGACACAAAAATGACACTACTTTTGAGGATGTGGCCTGTTATGATACAACACGCAGAACCACTGCCTACTCTGTCCTATTGAAGCATGTTATAGCCTACTACTGCAAACCCATTGATCACAGACGTCAATTGAACGTCTATTCtacgttggttcaatgtaatttcattgaaatgatgcGGAAACAGCGTTATTTCAACCAGTATGTGCCCGCTGGGTAATCTCTTCAAGTGGTGCTGTATCATCACCACTAGCCTATCTATCTCTCTGAAGGCAGTTCAACTGGGTTCTTCAACCATATACACGATATAGCCTATTTAGCATAGTTTTTACGACATGTCTGTGTCTTATTTTGTATGGTAGGAGGCATATGTTTGTGCATCTTCTATATTTCTCCCCTATAGCTCTATAGCCATTTTAGTAAGGCCATGCTGTTATTTCTCCTCTGTTAGACTTTACTGTACTACTGAACCACACCAGGCCCTGGCCATCAGTAGATCTGAGACCAGTTTCCCCTGCACTTATTACAGTGGagatagtgtctgtctgtctgactggctaCCTCAAATGCAGCTCTGCTCTGTATGCTGGATGAGCCTGGATGCTGCAACCCCAGTGAAATAGACAGTTGGAATACCCAGGAGTCACAGCTCCAGTggctctgcagagagagagagacagaggcctgATTCTAGCAGACCCTCAAAATGGCAAGAGTCACAACGTTTGGAGGATCACACTGGGCCTGTTTCTGAAGAGAGGAAGTTATGTTTTTAATTAGTGTCGCAATCTGTTTGGAAGGAACGAAACAGAACAGGCAGAACACATGCGTGTGAAAAGCACTGATCAGCACTGTCATTATATGGGTGCGCCAGGCCATCTTTAGTGTCCGCATGCATTGTCCTTACATTGTCCTTACATGTTTATAATCATGCTATAATAATGACACATGCTATAAAGACGACTTGGTTATCCCTTAGCTTAGCAAAGTAATTCACAAAGGCAGAGTGTGCAGTGGCCTAATTTGGGGCAGACTTACAGTCACACAAGAAATGAGTCATCCACTCTCAAGACCTGGTTAAAACCTTATACAAATGCACTCACCATATGAATGCCATAGTATCGTCAAACCTGGGCTACATTCACATGTTGGTGTTTCCCTCTTCTAGAGTTGGTGTGAAGTGGGGATTCAGCCTGCACTGAACTGTGGCGCTGGGTGCATCACTCATTGTAGGTGTCAGTGTATCTGACAGGGTGAACGGAGGGACTCTGATGAGCTACAAAGAGACGAGACTCTCTGCCCACCGAGAAGCATCTCAATGGAAGATACTGATGAGCTACAAAGAGACGAGTCTCTCTGCCCACCGAGAAGCCTCTCAATGGAGGAGTCTGATGAGCTACAAAGAGACGAGACTCTCTGCCCACCGAGAAGCCTCTCAATGGAAGATACTGATGAGCTACAAAGAGATGAGGCTCTCTACCCACTGAGAAGCCTCTCAATGGAGGAGTCTGATGAGCTACAAAGAGACGAGACTCTCTGCCCACCGAGAAGCCTCTCAATGGAAGATACTGATGAGCTACAAAGAGATGAGGCTCTCTGCCCACCGAGAAGCCTCTCAATGGAGGAGTCTGATGAGCTACAAAGACATGAGACTCTCTGCCCACCGAGAAGCATCTCAATGGAAGATACTGATGAGCTACAAAGACATGAGGCTCTCTGACCACCGAGAAGCCTCTCAATGGAAGATCTTATGAGCTACAAAGACATGAGACTCTCTGCCCACGAGAAGCCTCTCAATGGAGGAGTCTGATGAGCTACAAAGAGACGAGACTCTCTGCCCACGAGAAGCCTCTCAATGGAGAACTAGATTAACAACACACAACTACTAAATTACTCCTCAACTTTTCATTTGCACTCTTCCAATGGCATGTTTACAGTCCCCCCAGTCTTTGCATATGAACAACGTGGTCTCAAGTAATCTGATTTCTCCAAAACATCATTATCTGGAGCTGAAATTGCCTTCTCCAATATTTACTGTCAGAATTGCCATGACCAATTTATTATGAGTTAGATATCCTGGATATCTTGGCGTTTGTTTGTTTTCAGTAAGCTCACGATCGCGCTGAGTTTGAATTACGTTTAAAACCCATTCACATCAATTCCTGTCCTGACTAGATGAAAGAATGTGGTCAGCATGTTTCCCCCATAAAGAGGTGAGTACATGGAGAGATATGTGAGGGGAGGGAGGCTGCCTGGCTGGCGGGCTGGGAATCATCCcctagtgtgcgtgtgtgcgtgcatcagGTGTGGGCCAGCAGTTTGTGGAGTCAGACACACACCCAAGGACTGTCTCAGAGTCTCTCCTCAAGTCTGGTTGCACTTTCCTAAGGCATCCAGGCTACTTATTATCCCACTGTAAGACACACCAATACCCCATCACAGCCCCACAGGAACAAAGGCAATGCCCATTTATGGACAATAAACCAACCCTTTGCATGACAGTTGCCCATAATCATACATGTATCGACAACATGTTACGACTTTGTAATTACCTTAAATTATGTAACacctctgttctactctgttaagCAACTACAAAATGGTAACACAATGTTGTTACTGGGGTAATTGTAGTGTTATTACACAGGGATAACAACAGTAAAGTGTAGCGAGGACATACAGTATTTCTGTTTTGCAGATCATCCTATGTCCTATGTGTTTGCGCCCTGCAGCCGTGACATCTGTACTTATGAAATGTAGTGAAAAAAATAATTCTAAAATTAATGCTGTCTGGACATTCAATTCCAATTGGACTttttcattccaattagactcaTAAAAATTGGCCTACTGTGCCTCCAGGGGTGTTGATGATGCGTTAGTGGTCATGCTGGTCAATATTTTCCAACATTTAGAAAAGGTAAATAGCCTAGTGAAAATGATATTCATTGACTTCAGTAGCGCGTTCAACACCATCCAACCCCACCTACTGGTGGATAAGCTTGTGAATTTGGGTGTCAACTCTCTACCGATCAAGTGGATGAATAGTTTCCTTGCCAACTGTACTCAACAAGTGAAGTTTAACTCCGCCATCTCTACATCTAGAACGGTGAATACAGGAGCCCCTCAAGGTTGCCGTACTTTCACACATTTTGTAAATATGCAGATGACACCGCTGTTGTGGGTTACCTCCacacagagaaacgtttcctccacacagacagagcctctcttcaaggttttgacagagaaacgtttcctccacccagaccaagcctctcttcaaggttttgacagagaaacggCAAAATTCCTCCAGTGATGTGCAGATAACTTTCTTGAAATAAACATTAAGGAAAGAAAAGAGATGGATATGGATTTGAGAAGGAACAAAACTCCACTATCCCCGCGAAGATCAATGGGGAATCAGTCGATAGAGTGACCACATATAAGTACATGGGAATCGAAATAGACAAACTGAAAATCAATGACTGTGACTTTGCAAAGATAAAGAAATTGCAACATAGAATGTTATTTTTGTCATGCAAACTGAACCATTTACATGTTGATCGCCATATTTGACAAATGTTCTATAAATCTGTCCTGCTGAGTGCTGTCCATTGATCTGATATGCGTGTTCGGGAACATGTGAGTGCAAGACCAAGTCAAGCTTCATTAAGCTTGATTAAGCCTGCAGGAAGGATCATTGGTACAGATCAAGAATCAGCCAGCTACCTGTACACACAACTCATCTTCTTAAAACTTGAAAGAATTTTACAGGACAGTAATCATCCCCTTCACTCAAAATTCAGTCACAGCAGCAGCCAGACAAAATATAATTAAAACAGATAGATAGTCTGTTGGTCCCTCGAGTATACAGCATATTGCACTTTCACTGTACATGTGTAGCTATAGCACTTTGAATTCATTATTTTGTGTAGTTTCTGTGTTTTCATGTTTTATGTACTGTCTTTTTAAGCACATGACCGAATTAATTTCCCCCTGGTGGGATAATAAAGTTGATCTGAATCTTTAGGTTTGGTGGGATAGTGTATCGCTGAGATTGTGGTGACCCTTGTCTAACATGCAGCTCTCTCCCGTCTTAAGCAGTGAAACAGTGTTTGTTTGAAGAGAAGAGCATGGGAACCATGTTCTCTGGAGTTGAACAGTGTGTTTacagtgaatgtttacacagtagAGGTTACATTGGGGATTCTCCGTGCTGGGGCGTCCAGACCATGACCCCTAAGCTGTTTCCATGGTTGCCTCGGATGACGGCACCACCTCAAAGATGAGCATCATATCCACAGCTGGTGTTGACTGTCCACTTTGTTTAGTgacatacaattacattctacgACAGAATGGATGAAAGTACAATCATACTGACACCATCTAAAATATAATTTCCACCTCCAGAAATGAGCAAAATTACATATTGCAGAAATGATTTGTTTAAATGATTTGTACATTTTGTTCCACATTATCAGGTAGGCTATGCTATTAGCAGTATTCGTTATCACCTGTAGCCTAATGGatgcagcatagtggctataaatAAATAGGCTGAATCTACATGTAAGTCCTGCATTGTGTCACATACCCACAATTCCCTGCAGGTGAGTCCCAAAACATAATCTGGCGGGTAGAATGAAAACATTCTTTCAAGCCGTGGGTCTGCTCGCTGTTCAGAACAATTACATACACCGGTTGGGAACATTGTAAATCAAGATAATACACATTTTATAAAACCTAGGTGCTTGTTGTGTTACATtagcatttttttgtttttttaagcaGACGCtctgctcttatccagagcgatttaccaGGAGCAATTAGGATttaggtgccttgctcaagggaacatcgACCGatgtttcacctagtcagctcggggattctaaTCAACCTTTCAGTTCCTGGCCCAAGGCTCTATCCGCTGGGCagacaaggctacctgccacccacgCATTGAGTCTGGAGCAGGGAATTTTCCCTTATTTGTGTGGTGAAAATGTGCTTAACTTGTCAACGCGCAGATTTGAGGTTCACTCTCCCCACGTGAGAAAGCTCACATGAAAATGGCTATTTTAGGCCTAACCGGATA
This sequence is a window from Oncorhynchus gorbuscha isolate QuinsamMale2020 ecotype Even-year linkage group LG01, OgorEven_v1.0, whole genome shotgun sequence. Protein-coding genes within it:
- the LOC123991399 gene encoding ras-related protein Rap-2a-like — protein: MREYKVVVLGSGGVGKSALTVQFVTGTFIEKYDPTIEDFYRKEIEVDSSPSVLEILDTAGTEQFASMRDLYIKNGQGFILVYSLVNQQSFQDIKPMRDQIIRVKRYEKVPVILVGNKVDLESEREVSASEGQALAEEWGCPFMETSAKSKTMVDELFAEIVRQMDYAAQPDKNDPCCSSCNIQ